The genomic stretch taaacataaaaaaaaaaaaaaaaatcttggcTGCCATTCAAAAACGAAACGAAATGACGCACTCTTCTCCCTTATTCTTTAATTCGCCATGCTATGATTGTATTTATAGTTTTAATAATACTATAAGTATTTTGGTGTTTCATTTGATTAATATATAACTCTATTTTTAAAgtgtaatttttaattattaaaattgtaattttttttaaaatgaagtatatttttaaattagatcataattttttttgaatgatTGGACAGACCCTATTCACCGTTATAATTCAATATAAAAAATCAACTACTAACAACTTGACGAGGACAtccaaattacaaaaaaaaaaatcaactaatAACAACTTGATTGATGAGGGCATCCAAGTCATTACTAGTAGAACCAACCAATAACCATTCATTGGTTATGAATTTGTTGTATAGTTAGTTATGCATCAACTCTTATAGTTGTACTAGAATAGACGTGAACCACACAAAAagcaatcgttagttggtctagtggtgattggcgctggacttggtagggagaaccacggttcgatcccccgcaactgcgatcgggagggggcttgacccacttgatgccagagctgttcccccgaaccggactaaaccggtggttataaaccaaaaaaaagtgaaaacaaacatctattgttgttgttatttggtGCATCTTTGTTTCATTTCAATGTAGTTTGACAAGAGAAATAATCAAATTGAAAAATGTGGCCCTAGTTTTGGACAAATGATCCTCCACAAGTATAGCATACCTTTGAAACAACATATCCATTATATGATTCCCAAAATGATAATTTAGTATTGACTCAACTCCAGCCCTCATGGTTCTTGAAAAACGTTCTCCTTTTGACATTGttcttaatgaatcatgatcactTTGCAAATACATCTCATCATCCCAATCAACTTCATAAGCTTCTTGAGAGTCCACCATGAATGACCCTTCCTTTTCAATCTCCATTTTTAATTCTTCATAACAAGATGCATAGTAAGGAGTGTTGAAAGAATCCACTTTTTCTTCTTCAATAAGACCCTAGGCATCATAAATAAATCATTATGTTCTTTTAAAGTGTATTTTCAAATaagaatatttttatatatagttAGGGTTTAAATTCTGCCCGTCAATTTCTTTTCTCTAATTATTTCCTTCACAGTTTTTTTTATCTCTCTAACATTTTCTCTCTATtctttttatcattaatttttaatttttctctttTATAATACACATGTTTTAGTTGAAGGAAAAAGAAAGACGAAAGGAGATGATCCATGATGTTATAATTATGTACCTCTGAAACCATGGTCATAAGGGCATGTGCTAAGAGCTCCCATTGATAATAACAATTGGATGATGTATGGTCCATAGATTGTCTACCCAAAAAAGAAAGGACCATGCGTCCACCATATACCATCTCTTGAGAACGTGATTCAAGTAAACatgaaaaatcatttttgaattgTTGTGAATAAGCTTCTAACACACAATTGGGACTGTTTTTTGATATGCATATGTTTCTCTTATTCAACCCTCTTCCATTTTTGTCCTCCAAACCACCAGGTACCTGTAGATAAGATAATAACTAGTTTGTCACGCCTAATATAGATCTTATATTCACTAAaaaaaatatgtgatttttataTAGATTTCTTCTAGGGGCATTATCCGCTTAGAAAAGGATACTAACACTAAGAAATATATTAGTGTGTATGTTAATGAAGGATTTTAAAGTATttggttaattatttatatttatactttTAAAATTTGGATAGAACATAATTGAAATTTACAAAACATTCTTGTAAATAGTGTAACCACTTATAAACCAATCTTcgaataatattttattcaatgaAGAATTTCTAAATCACCTTTTTCAGCACATCTTCAAACTATATATTCTCTTTATCTCTTAAAACTATTTATCACGCTCATAATTTGACGTGTAGATATAAATGATATGTGGTTCAATAGTAAAATttaatactacctccgttcctttttataagagaaaattcactttttagattcattgagtaattaatgtatctagtctataaacagaccaaatacattggttattcaatgaatctaaaaattcacttgtctcttataaaaaggaacggaggtagtataaTAGATGGTCCAATAAATCTTGGATGAACTATAATACCATTTTAAAATTCTATATTATGTTAACTACCATTTATATCAAGGAACCAGGCCTAATAGTATTGGATGTGAATAATAATGTTATGAGTATCGCATCGAATGATATAAACTTGAATAAATGTATGTACGTggagtaggggtgttcaaaatcaaactgGCCCAATAGAAAATCGCAAAATCGAATCTAATCAAattgaaaccgcaaaaaaccgcatttggttcggaagTATTTGGGTCATTTTATAACAAACCGCGCGGTtcggttcgatttgcggtttgaattttacaaaccgaaccaaatcgaaccaaaccgcattatgttacaaccccaAAACTTCACTTAACCTATAttcaacccaaactcaaacctattatgccttagccttatgattacaaatgattttctcttccgcacacttaaggtttcagtttaagtctcCTCAAATCACTCGTAGCGGCATTGCgtattcttctcatcttcttttccaagtaCATATCATCTCTTTttttctagtctttcatctcttaagttctttcctttttatcttattattttttttctactgttctctcttccaattacgtttttaatgttcctcttcttatataatctctcatctcttctgctctttcttttttatcttctctaatctttcatttttttttctatttcattataatgtttttgatattgttttatgctactattttatgttttttattttacttatatctcatcttatttttttatattaaatagaaagttatccaaatatgatgaattttgttgttaacTGATAatgcataaatgactaaatacaaagttatattgacatctatatgtgtatgtatggttcaataaatttttataaaaaaatcaaaccaaCCGAACCAACCCAAACCGCACTGGTTTGGTTTGctttggttttatttctaaaagccaaccaaatcaaatcaaatcaaactgcacacttttttctcttgcAATTCGGATAATTTTTTACATCAAAATCGTCCAAACCGCACTGCGAACACCCCTAACGTGGAGACACTTCTCACTTTACAagattttaaaaactgttttgaaaaccaattttttttttttaaaaaaagagttttaaaaaaaaatgtttggtTATTCtacttttaaaactatttttaagttgtccaatattacaaattttttattaatgaaaaatataacatttttctttgtgttttcctctttttaatttctaaaacaaaaatctccaaaatctattttaattttttttagtttttaaaactctaaaataaaaatatttttaaaaacaattttgtaaaattaaattactaaataaatttattatttttaaattataaaaaactaaaaaaaaaatttataaaaccaAACCAATTATGAatttgctatatatatatatatatatatatatatatatatatatatatatatatatatatattaacttttTGTAAGTTCtcaccaaataaataaatatcttgtGTTTTCATTAACTTAAACAGTAGGTATGAATGAAATTTTTCTATGATTAATTGATccctaaacaaacaaacaaaaataacacacacaataaatatatatatatatatatatatatatatatatatatatatatatatatatatatatatattttaaaactagTAAGGTTTAGAAAACATACCCGAGAAAGccaatgaatgcttgaagaagagTGAACAAAGTGGATCGACTTAGTTGGAAAGAGTCTGCCATAGAAAGTGCCCGGTACAGCATAAACAAAACACTTCGAACCAAAGTACCCATTATTCTTACTATCATTTCCATTTTGCTGGTTAATTTTTTTGTGAAAAGATggcaaagaagcaaagacattATTGAAGTCATTGGTGAAAAGGTCATTCATATACAACATTAGTTCCTCCGGTGCTGGTCGATTCAACATGTTTGAAGCTGCATTTATAGCTTCAACTATTTCTGACATCACCTTTAAGGCATTAGGTCCTGATGAACAACCCAAATCAGCAATTCCCATTTTCATTATTGGCAATCTTGTTGAGCATAGGATTTCCATGATAGCTTTCTCTGTTGCTTCTTTTGTCAAGGATAATATCTTCCTCtacaaattttatttacaaaaattagACATGTACTTTTACATAGAAGTGTGAGCAATCAATATTACCTGGATGAAGGAGTTGGTGGCATAGCTAGTTTCGCCAGCTCCTTTGTTCATATGAAGTGTTTCAACagtttccatttttttttttttttttgaaatgatgaATGTTCCTCTCAATTAGGGAAACTATAACATAAGCAAATGAAAAGAACGTGGTGTGTGTATAAATAGAACAATAGCCAGCTTAACCAATAATAACAACCACATGATATAGAATGACTAGGTATATGGAAGACATGCGTGTATAAATAGACCAATAATTGGAACCACATATAGAATGATGTACAACACTAGTTCACTCATGCAAGGAATTGGTCCTAGATAGCTACATATAACGAAAGAACTCTAACATATTTATTAATAGATGGTAGAAATACTAAGATATTTATTAATAGAGGGTAGAAATTCTAAGGTTGATGTACATGGCAGTGAGATAATGAGATGAAATTGAAGTTTAAGGATAAGTCTTGGGTAgatattaggggtgttcaaatctAAATCGATCCAAATTAAAACTGCAAATCaatctaaaaaaattgaaaactgcaaaaaattaaaatttattagatGTGTTCATTTTGTAAAAATCATCCGATTCGGATATGATTTTGAATTGACGAACCGAACtacatgtatatatttttatatttatctattttttatttgtatgatatattactttaatttattattctatcataattattttttaatattatttattagtttggtttaatatttctttttattatttcaacCATAATTGTCCATTTTCATATTGTAACattaacttttaatatattatatattatattttatatcaaatttatgatttattagtattttataatactaataaaaatataatttgtaatttaGATATTAAAAAATATCCAAATTAAACCGCATTAAATTGAATCAAATCGGGTAAGAGTTTTTTAACATATCATTCAAAATCGAACTGAACcgcaggtttatttatttttagaccGGATGAGTTTTTGCATCAAAatcaattcaaaccaaaccacAAACACTCCTATTAGGCACGTAAAACCTTACagttaaaaaattaatcaaaaaaataaCTGAGAAATTGAAAAGTTATAATGTTTGATTCTGAAAAAGATAAGGGAAAATGTTAAGGGCAAGAGGGAAACTGAATACTTAAAAGAAGGAAAAATGACGAACATTCAGAGGCAAATTTCATCTAAATTTTCAATCTTCTTActttagtattttatttataacaagttatatttaatacaaaaatattttttaattatatttttatataaaatatttatataatataaatataaaaattgtatttaaaaaataaatggtaGTTACTTCTTCAATAAAAATTAtggttatttcttttttttaatgaaaaggacttttattaattcaaaataacAGTAATAACAAGGCGATCAAAGAATCTTGCCGCAAACAAGACAAAGGAAACAAATCAATAAGGAAAAGCTCATTACATCATCAAATGAGCTATGTGAGTTCTCAGCTTAACATTATACCACCCCGTATATACTATCATCTCTTTAATTTGTCTATTATAGTCGTATTATCTACGGTATTACCTAAAATCTTAACATTACGGTGTTTCCAAATATCATAAATAGTTTCAGTCACAGCCAACTTCAAAATAGAGGCTTTATAGCCTTTTCCTTTACCGTATCTAATAATCCACCTCAATTCTTCGTGCCATTCTTTTGGATGATGTTTTACCTGAATCCAATCAAGAACCTTTTCCCAAATTGCACCAAGAGTATTGCAACAAAAAAAGGTGGTCATGAGACTCTACCCCATCACTGAAACAATAAATATTATCATTCAATAAACCAAATCTTAGAAAGTGGTCCTTTGTGGGTAGTCTACCATGATAGGCTTGCCACAATATCATTAGAGCCCGAGGTTTAATAGGATTACCATAAAGAAGTCTGCTCCACACAACCGTAACCAGATCTTCACCTCTCATCCTTAGATACATGGTCTTCATATTGAATTTGGTTTTATTTAACATCTAATACCATTCACTTTGCATATTAGTAACATGGCCTCTTTGGTTGAGAATGGATTTCATAATCCAAGACTGAGTAGGCTTTTGCGGCATCTCCATAATCTTGAGATTCTTTAAGTAATAAATGTGAACTCATTTCACCCACAAGTTGTTTTCTTTGTCACTCAAGCTCCAAAGTAATTTCATCATAGTGATGTGATTCCAAGTGTGGAGATGAATAATATTTATCCCCTTAAATTTCCTTGGACTACAGATATTATTCCAAGAGACAAGACTTTTCCTACTCTTCTCAGAGCCACATGTCCAGAGAAACGTTCTACAGATAAAATCAATTTTGTTGATGACAAACTTGGGCAACGGGAATCATTGCATCCAATAATTCTCTACAGCAAAGGTTACACTTTTTATAAGCTGATCCTGACCTGCATAACTCAAAAGCTTGTTACTCCAATGATTAATCTCCCCAGATATCCTATCCACTAAGCTAAGATATTGGGAGATAGATATTTTCTTACTAGTCTAAGACACTTATAGATATTTGAACGGGAGAGTTCCCTTATCCATAAAACCTGTCATATTAATAATATCATTCCTGATAATGGCATAAACACTTCCAAAATAGATTTTGCATTTACTCGGGTTCATCACTAAGTCGGTTGTATTAGAGAAGATCTTCAAGGTCTCCATCAACATTTGCACGGATCTTTAATCACCTCTAGCAAAAAGCAATACTTCATCAACAAAAGTCAAGTTAGTAATATTTAATTTCTCATATTTGGCATGATAGTTGAAATCAGGATTTTTCTGCATCTTATGGGGTAATCTGTTGAGGTACTCCATTACAATCACAAACAACAAGGGGATAGAGGGTCCCCTTGCCTAATGCCCCTTCTTGCTTGCATACAATTTGTATAATTACCATTGATATTAAACCTGTAAGAAACAAATGTGACAGTTAGCAAGACCCACTTGACAAACTGATAAAGGATACCTATTTCTAGCAGAGAGGCAAAAGGAGCATAGGAATCTTGGTAGAGCACGAAGAGGATTCGATATAAAACTAGtattctaaggtaaggggagtttTATCATTGTTATTATAATCGATTTAAGTCTTAGATAATGGTAGGATTATTGgggctttggtgtgtttttgataATGAGATAAACGTGACAAAATTAAAGATGATTTGATGTAGTAATTGCTTCCAATTGATGCATAGGATGTATAATGAGTTGAGTTGTTGTTGTATGAGGTAAACATGAGGAATTATGATGATTTTGAGGTTGTACTATGTTAGTTTCGAGTGGAATAGAGGTTTTTTAGGTGCATGAATTCGGAGCAATGAGGAACACAACACAGTAGAAAAATTCAGCACAAACCAGCAATAGGTCGACCTGAAGAACGGGGAGGTCGATCTGAGCAAACATGGGGGAGACAGACTCCACAACTGTGACCTATGATTCGACCTAAAGAACAGGGAGGTCAACCTAAGCAGTCCCAAGTGACAACCATTTTGACAGATTTTTCTAAGACCATAACTTGAGTTTTTGGATTTCGTTTGATGCGTCATTtgaagcattggaaagctaatgcAATGAACTATACCCTGGTAGAATAGATTGATTCACAGGATTTAGTTTTATAATGCTTGTATATGATTAGGTGATGAGAATATGTAGTGATAATATAGTAAGTCTGCTTTTTGCTATCAATTGACGTAACTATGTCATGATATAACTTGATGTGTGTTTTCCTTATAATGATATGATGTTATTGTGTTGATGATGTGTGTTTTCCTTATGACGAGATGATGAGACCATGTGGTGATATACCAACAGGTAATACTTTCTATTATGAATTGATTTAACTATGTCTTGTCGTGACTTGACGTATGTTTTATGATGAATTGATGTTGTTGCAACGATGATGTGTGTATTATGAAGTATGTTATCATGtatgatgaatatgatgaatgataatgcATTTTGACTAACAGTAGTCGTATTTATGTATTGttgcgcatcatgcattcataacaTATGTCAGGACTTTTATCCTGTGAAGTTTGTAAGATATTTATCCAGTGATGTTAAGACGCTTTGGTCCAATGATGGCCTTAATCTCATAGTGTGGATTGAGTGCAACTTGTGATATGCTTCGGTTCCAAGCGGGAACCGATCCTAtaggtggggatctttggagataacaatgactaagtcatcagtgaagtgttggtaccacatgcacgaGTCTTATGAAGTTGCATTTCATGATTTCTAGCATTGCACAATACTTGGATTAAGTGATGTCTTTGATTGATTCTTGGAATaagatattttgtgtgttttaagTGATATATTTGATTGATTCTTAGATTATGACTTTTTGACGTGAAGAACTAGTGATTGCTACTATGTTATAGAATGCAGTAActgattttatgttgttgttgtttccttGATATAACTAATATATCTATTCCTTATGTCGTTTATAATGATTATGActtactcaccctttctgcttgGAAATGTTGCCTCGAAACGTGGATAACTTGCAGGTGATCAAGATTAGTGCAGGAAGCTTAGAGGATAGCTCCAAAGTGTGCTTATTTTCTTTTCATAGAATAAAgggagtcttgctctgatatgtaacatcggggTTGGGATCGATTGATTGTGAACCTTGTGTTCCTTTGTTATTATGAGATTTTGTAATACTTTCATGACTTTTATCTTGTTTTTGAATCATGAAATTATAACAAGAagtatgattattttattgaagttTGAACTACCTTTCATGGTATTTGAAATACTTTATAAAGAAGTTTTGAGACTCATTTATTCCGCTGCGAAGTTTGAAATAGTTTGATTGAAAATTCCAAAGATGTTGTTTATGTTTTCAAGTGTTTTTGCAACCCCTGCTACGGAGCAGGATTAATTGTTATATGATGTTCTATGAATATGTGATGCCCTTCTGTGGATTTTAAATTGTGttatttttcattaatttattgCGAAAATACATGTGGATTTGAAGGGTGTTACATTATCCATGTTAGCTTGCTCTTCTTCATAGTCATATTTAGAAGAttcagagtcatcccatgtttccatcaGAACCTTCTTCTTTTTTTGAAGAACTTCTTCTTAGGATTTTATTTGTTGAGTTTGGGACACTCATTTTTCTAGTGGACATGATCTTTTCACTCATAGAAGATGACCTCTTTCTTAGCTCCAGACTTCTTCTGCCTTGAGATTGACTCAAAATGTCCACCTATTTTTCTATGGCTCTGGAATTATTTTGTCTTTGCTTCCATATTTTGTTGACCCTTCTAGATAGTAGAGAGAACTCGTTCTCTTCATCAAAATCTTCTTCATACTCTTTTTCTTCAGCTTGAAGATCTTTAACCTTTTCAGGTTTGCCTTTAGACTTTAGAGCCACAGACTTCCCGTCTTTTGGGGCTCATCCTCTTCTAACTCGATCTCATGACTCCTTATAAAGCTTACAAGCTCTTCCATAGTTGTTCTATTTAGATCTTTTGACACCTTGAGTGTTGTCACCATTGGCCTCCATTTCTTTGGCAGGATTATGATGACCTTCTTTACAAGAATTGTGGTGGTGTAGCCCTTATTCAAAACTTCCAAACCAGCAATAAGAGTTTGACCCAGGACACAACATCAAAATGCCCCTGACACTCCATATAACAAGCAATTTGAGAATTAGTAGGATCATGACCAGTTACTTCCCGGTATATTTTGACAAAGCAAAAAACATGTTCTCCTCCTTTGACAGGAAACCTATATTTATTCCCCGGTTAAGACAAGAGGTGGCATAGGTCTCTCAACGAGGTTTTTGCCTCCGTAGGACTTGCCTAAAACAAAGTCTCTAAAGATCCCCTAGAAAAAGCTCTGTCTAAAAGATATTCTCCATATAACCTCTACATTTTTTAATCATCATTCGAAAGGATGGCTTCTGGTTTAAAATCCCCAGCGACATAAGGGAAGGAATATGATTCAGACTCCATTCCCATTTTCGAAGACGGAGAAACACTACCCCCGATTCACTTGACGATAATAGGAATACAGTTCATCGTAACAAAGATGCGAAGAATACTTGAGTAAAAGATAAGGTGAAGATAAGGTACCTTGAAATGTGAGGGAGAAATCATTGAAGCAAGGAAGAGGCCCGAAAAATTGAAGCTTTAATGCGTTGAAATTATGAACGTGCATCGACAATCACTTTAGAAGAAAAGTGCTCTTAGCTAAGAGGTAAGGATTCAGAGAGACAAGGGAAACGCGTCTACAAGATAGCTAAAAAGTTTCTCCATAATCTCTCTTCATATTATATAGACAAAGTCAATCGAATAAATCAGACCGAAAACAAGAAACAAGGGTGAATCAATGGTCAGATTTCATTGGGGAAGACAAACGTAATCAAGT from Vicia villosa cultivar HV-30 ecotype Madison, WI linkage group LG4, Vvil1.0, whole genome shotgun sequence encodes the following:
- the LOC131596621 gene encoding probable jasmonic acid carboxyl methyltransferase 2; this translates as METVETLHMNKGAGETSYATNSFIQRKILSLTKEATEKAIMEILCSTRLPIMKMGIADLGCSSGPNALKVMSEIVEAINAASNMLNRPAPEELMLYMNDLFTNDFNNVFASLPSFHKKINQQNGNDSKNNGYFGSKCFVYAVPGTFYGRLFPTKSIHFVHSSSSIHWLSRVPGGLEDKNGRGLNKRNICISKNSPNCVLEAYSQQFKNDFSCLLESRSQEMVYGGRMVLSFLGRQSMDHTSSNCYYQWELLAHALMTMVSEGLIEEEKVDSFNTPYYASCYEELKMEIEKEGSFMVDSQEAYEVDWDDEMYLQSDHDSLRTMSKGERFSRTMRAGVESILNYHFGNHIMDMLFQRYAILVEDHLSKTRATFFNLIISLVKLH